The Onychomys torridus chromosome 4, mOncTor1.1, whole genome shotgun sequence DNA window AGATTTCTGAGTATAACCTTTCCCTTCACTGGATCCACACACTGAGATTTATTTTACTAGAGTAAATATTGAGTATAAATGTGCCTTTACAATTGTTTCATTAtatattgctaaaacaaaattATACAGCTACTTTTTCTTTCTAGACATGGCTTTTAACTATATTGAAAATGGAATATAAGTGTTACTCCTGGGAAAGCCTGTATTGCCTAAGAATAACATTGCTGTATTCATatgattaaatgttttttttataaacaaccaattttatttttatgtttacaaaatgaagaaaatatatattcctttgaaatatttcacaaaaataaactttCGTGTCATTCAAatctattgttttcattttaatttaccATATGATATTCCATTCTAGGATCATACCATAACTTAACATAGTTCTTAAAGAAtaatccttttctcttctctattaCAAACAACATTGGTTTATACATTAATACTATTATTACTATAGGAATAAGTTAGTCCTGTCAGCTCTGAGATTTGAAGGTCTGAGGGACAGAGGTGGCTAGGTAGAGAAGCATGTACTAAGACAGcatcatgtttgtgtgtttgtttgagacagggtcttctatagcccaggctggcctagaacctgctattgaactcccaatcctctccCTGCACCTGAGTGCtggatacatgcatgtgcaccaccaGACTACTCAATGTTATCTGCATGTCTATGCAGTGCTGGGCTACAGTAGCAAGCAGAAGCCCCCCTCTTAGTGTGTTCCCTTCTCCTGTGGCTGGTCTAGCCCACCTTTTAATGGTGCCATAGAGATGACATCTGAGAGCTGTGGAGGGGCAGTAGATTGCTGAGCGGCACCAATGGGAACAGAGTATAGGGTATAATTTGCCACACTTTCCTTCCTCTGTGCTCCCCAGCACAGACAGGACAGAAGTCTGAACACTTGGTGTCCTAGACTCCCTTGCAGCAGAGTTCTGCTAAggtcacacatagacacatgtctCTGCAGAGAGATGTGCTGTTGGAGGGACACAGGCCACTGCAGGAAAGCAGCAGCAGACAGCCTGAGGTATAGAAGCAGCTGGTGGGGATACGGGGAAACTGGGGTGGTCTGCGGAGCTACACATGTCAAGCAGTGCCTGCCTGCTCTCTGGGCAATGCATGCCTCCTGTTGGCACCGGCATTCCGTTTAACAACCTGTGTGCATATgcttgagaccaggtctcactatcTAACCCAGGGCAGCCTCAATCTTATGACCCCCCTGCCTGTCTCCACAGCGCAGTGTCCACCACCATGCACAGATCTTGAACACTTTTTGTTACCTAAACACCTTTAGAAAGTTCTCTCTGAAACTCCTAAGCTGGTTTTGCTTTCCTGATTGGTAGAAGAGCCCCCTTTCACCTTGTCCTGATAGGGACAGTGGAGCTGTGCCCAGCTGGACAGACTCTTCTAAGACTGACAGCTGAGCTTCTACAGACATCACAGGTGTGCCAGCAGATTGGGCCACcagcagtccagaagagggatgCACAGCAAGAGGTCCAAGGGGACAGCAACCAGTCTGCAAAGAGGAGATCCAGTCACTACACACCAGGGGCACCGGGCTCCTTTGGCCCCTCCCCGTTGCTACCATGCTCACAATAGAAGATGTCTTTGAATAGGAAATCTTGTTTGGGAGCTGAGGGCGTCTGGATCTGGCtgctgttcttccccatcttcttgTCTAACTGTTCCTTCAGCAAAGGCAAACTGGTCTCATATAAGTAGTCAATGATCTCCGGAAAAGTCTTTTTCTGCCAAAAAGGAACACAGGCAGCTTTCAGCTTATAAAACTTTGCCTGAACAAAAGATGGAGGGACATCCCCTATGGCACTAGCAAGCTCTTCCCAATCTATTTCATTAGCATCATTCACATTTAGTTCATACAACCTTTTAATAAGGGTGATTTGGGCCTGCAGAGCTTTGGCCCCACGATACACGACTCCATCATGGGTCATCCTTTTGGTGAGAATCTCTGTCCACTTACTTTTGCACTGCAtccagtttctggtctccacTCTAGCCTCCACTTCTACCCAGGATATGCCCTTGTACAGTTTCTCCTGGACGATTGACAGGCGACCCTCAGGATCTTCCTGGAGTCTAGAGTCCAGCTCTCTTAACTCCTggggagacattttctttaggATCACATCCTCCACAGCCTTGATTTGATCTGGGTTTCCGTTATACTCCAAGCACCATGGTTTCTATGATCACCAATCTGAGAGTACTTCAGAGCGACAGAGAGACTGCTTCGGGCCACCATTGCCCCGATCATTTTCCAGTCGTTTCCATGGAGGGAATGGTACGCCTTCAGCTTCTTAGTATCTTCTTCATTGTATCTGTATGTGTAATTATTCACATCAAACATCTTCTTTGCTCGATAGTACACAGGCTTCCAGGGCCGCGCGATGCCTTTCCCAATGTGCACTCTGAACGCATGCTTTCGTTTTAAGTTTGTGATCAGAGACGTTTCCTCTGGATATCTGTCTGTGTATAGCAGCTTGTCTGCACTCTCAATTCCAGTCAGGGACAGGAATTCTTGCACATTTTTCTCTATTTGTTCATTTACTTTAACAGAAAATTTGCCAAATCGAATAGCAACACCTTGTGCCTTAAATTCTTTGAAGCGCCCCAGGTCATCCCAATACATGCGTCTGATTGTGGTGGCTGCCCTTTCCTGTATATCAGGAATGAACTCTTGGAGCTGCCTCACTGCAGAGCCCAAATCCACATCTGATTCTTCAGAATCCCTCCCATCTTCAGATAGGTATCTTGTTGCAGAATTGCTGGCTGATTCCAAATTGCTTTCTTCTTCATGGGTAGATTCTAACCTCTGCATCTCTTCTGCATGTTTCCCCCTGGAACAAGCTTGGGTTTCTGCCTTCCTTGGTCTGCAGTCCACATCTTCTTCCCTCAAAGCATCAGTGCCTTCTAATGAATCTATGGTGGCATTCTCAGCATTGCTGTCAAGCAGCGTGATATTGTCATTAGAAGCGGTAATAGCAACAGATGCATCCTTCCTTTTCTTAGACTTCTTCCTGGTACTGTGGGGTCCTCTGACCCTCTCAACTTCTTCAGTCCCAACCTCTCCTCCAGGGTGTGTGCTATCAAGACACTcggtgtgcccccccccccaaatcttgGTTCCTGAACACTTTTTCCTTAggcgttttttgttttgttttgttttttttttttttttttttatatgagaCACTGCTAGTTCTGTGCTTTTGCCTTCTAGATACACAGAAGACAAGGACTCTGAGAGGGGCAGGGTGATGCTCTCATGCTGGCTTCCCTATACAGCATCTCAGGATGCAGCTTTCTTTGGATGCTTTTGATTCTTTTTGCTCCGAACGTCACTGTGTAGCTCTTGACAGTCATATTTTTGGGACTCAGCAATGGGCAGCTCCTCTGCTTTGTCCACTTCTGCTAATTTCTGTTCCTGGCTCACATCTACATAAACAATATTCACATCTTTTCTAGAACTCTCTAGCAGGTTCTcgatgttttctttatttacaagGATGATCCCTGATTCCATATCCACCTCCCAAACactacttctctttttctttttatgggtAGAAGTGGTCTTTTTGGCTTTATGGAAGATTTCTGATTTTTTCAGAAGGGAAGAAGTAAGTTGCTGggactccttcctcctcttcttcctcttggctAGGTGAGGATGCTCACTCTCCAAACTCTCAGGGGCTGGTATCTGGGGAAAGCCTCAGACAcagaagactgtttctttttcttgcaaAAAGCTACAGTGTGGATCATAAATCTGCTTGAGTCTCCTTCCATCCTGTTCTGTTGATAATGTAGCCCCTAGTCTTCCAACCAGGAAGTATATGGAGCCATATGCTTAAAtgttaacaaaataaacaatatgtTTACTGGATAGCCATGAAAACTTAGCACTAATGCCTATGTGTTTTTGGGCCTGGTGGGGGTGTTGGTGGGGGAGTCAGGATGAGGATACAGATTTCAGAGTCAATCTCAGCTGCATAGAAATTTCCAGGCAGCCTAGCAGAATAAGACCTTGTCACATCTGCTTTTCTTTGGTTTCCTGAAAAAAGACACTCCCAGAAaaggtttctttctctctatgtaaataaaatttgaaactttactatatcttcctgcctcttttccattatattttttattcttcttgttATATTTCTAAATTCcctattctttttaaaagggaCATAAATTGTTCTGTCgtttagaaatgaaaaacaagccaagcggtggtggcacaggcctttaatcccagcactggggaggcagagccaggcacatctctgtgagttcaaggctagcttggtctaccaagtgagttccaggaaaggagcaaagctacacaaggaaaccctgtcttgaaaaacaaaaaacaaacaaacaaaaacaaacaaacaaacaaaaaagaaaaacaaattcttcCTAAAATCTTGTCATCTTGTGGATCCCTTTTGCAAATTGTTTCCTGGACTTTAAATGTGTCTTTTACAAGGAGAATGGAGATACTTGAAGGGCTTTCAAGTCATCTTTCTGTTAGAATAGACTGTGGTACAGATGGTGAGCATTTGAAGTTTGAAGTTTGAAGTCCCGAAGAACTTGAACTCACTCTCTGCGCCATAGCTCATCAGCTTTGAGGCATAATATACCCAGAGATCCTGCCTAGTTCAATGAAGGTCTaagtagcaatgaaagaaataccaaTTAGTGTTCTGAAGATATTATTAGCCTATATTCCAGATTAAGTTAGGTATacctgctttatttttcttgatgAATTTTATTGTAGTGctgataaaatgtatttttttatttaatgtgtatacatggtataatatacatataatatgagGAATGAACATTAAAAGCAAATATATTAGCATATCCATCACCacagttattgtgtgtgtgtacatatgtatatgaatgtggtTCCTTTGCCACAGGGTCTGATTTGCTACATAAGGATAGGACAGGCTTTGGTGAAAAAGACATTGACACAGCTTAAAAGGTACATAAAAAACTCATGTTTTCTATGATCCATGTTCAGTAAAGATTAACAAACTGTACACAAGAAActgtcctttcttcatctctACATTTTCCCAATTTTAGAGTCTTACACCACTTTGAAGACTACCTATGCTgtaaatttgtaaaagaaaacaaaaaaggaaaaaacaacatgAGTATATACTTGAGCACTCATAAAGCCTTTTTAAAATAGGATTGTAGAGTCTCATTTGTAAACTTGAAAAATAGAGATATTCATCATctgatttaaaatgttaaattaatgGAATATACCATAATTGGAGAACTGATGATTAATTGCAATGTCTTCCAATGGAAATGTGTGAGTGGCATAGTTTACATGGAATTACAATTTTAGAAATATGCATTGTTTGAAAAGGTTATCATATGCAACATGcacattgttttacatttttttaaaagttcaatgcAAACCACAAATGAAAGTAGTTAGAACCTCTTT harbors:
- the LOC118581816 gene encoding LOW QUALITY PROTEIN: transcription termination factor 1-like (The sequence of the model RefSeq protein was modified relative to this genomic sequence to represent the inferred CDS: inserted 1 base in 1 codon; substituted 2 bases at 2 genomic stop codons), yielding MAQRIPAPESLESEHPHLAKRKKRRKESQQLTSSLLKKSEIFHKAKKTTSTHKKKKRSSVWEVDMESGIILVNKENIENLLESSRKDVNIVYVDVSQEQKLAEVDKAEELPIAESQKYDCQELHSDVRSKKNQKHPKKAASXDAVXGSQHESITLPLSESLSSVYLEGKSTELAVSHIKKKKKKTKQNKKRLRKKCSGTKIWGGGHTECLDSTHPGGEVGTEEVERVRGPHSTRKKSKKRKDASVAITASNDNITLLDSNAENATIDSLEGTDALREEDVDCRPRKAETQACSRGKHAEEMQRLESTHEEESNLESASNSATRYLSEDGRDSEESDVDLGSAVRQLQEFIPDIQERAATTIRRMYWDDLGRFKEFKAQGVAIRFGKFSVKVNEQIEKNVQEFLSLTGIESADKLLYTDRYPEETSLITNLKRKHAFRVHIGKGIARPWKPVYYRAKKMFDVNNYTYRYNEEDTKKLKAYHSLHGNDWKMIGAMVARSSLSVALKYSQIGDHRNHGAWSITETQXQIKAVEDVILKKMSPQELRELDSRLQEDPEGRLSIVQEKLYKGISWVEVEARVETRNWMQCKSKWTEILTKRMTHDGVVYRGAKALQAQITLIKRLYELNVNDANEIDWEELASAIGDVPPSFVQAKFYKLKAACVPFWQKKTFPEIIDYLYETSLPLLKEQLDKKMGKNSSQIQTPSAPKQDFLFKDIFYCEHGSNGEGPKEPGAPGV